In Acidovorax sp. GBBC 1281, a single window of DNA contains:
- the lapB gene encoding lipopolysaccharide assembly protein LapB gives MEFDFSWLLLGLPLAFVLGWFASRFDLRQLREENRRAPKAYFKGLNFLLNEQQDQAIDAFIEAVQNDPDTSELHFALGNLFRRRGEYNRAVRVHEHLLSRGDLSRTDRDRAQHALALDFLKAGLLDRAEDALRRLENTPFESQSRLALLAIYERSRDWPQAAAIARKRHGSHQGDFSTRQAHYLCEQAIARAAQGDQEAAQAQFEEAVAAAPHAPRPRIELARLHHRCGRPEQAFSTLLELSRESPGALPLAAPLLVEVGAATQRAEETYQLLLGHYERAPSLDMLEAIVSMDAASGDASRPGPQWYVRHLDKEPSLVAAAKWLAQETLEHEQFHPQVQKALDQATKPLTRYRCAACGFEARQHFWQCPGCQTWDSYPARRVEEL, from the coding sequence ATGGAATTTGATTTCAGCTGGCTGCTGCTGGGCCTGCCGCTGGCGTTCGTGCTGGGGTGGTTCGCCTCCCGCTTCGACCTGCGGCAACTGCGCGAGGAGAACCGCCGCGCGCCCAAGGCCTATTTCAAGGGCCTGAACTTCCTGCTCAACGAGCAGCAGGACCAGGCGATCGATGCCTTCATCGAGGCGGTGCAGAACGATCCGGACACGTCCGAATTGCATTTCGCGCTGGGCAACCTCTTTCGCCGCCGTGGCGAGTACAACCGCGCGGTCCGCGTGCACGAGCACTTGCTGTCGCGCGGCGACCTGAGCCGCACCGACCGCGACCGGGCACAGCATGCGCTGGCCCTGGACTTCCTCAAGGCCGGCCTGCTCGACCGCGCGGAGGATGCCCTGCGGCGGCTGGAGAACACGCCGTTCGAGAGCCAGTCGCGCCTGGCCCTGCTGGCCATCTACGAACGCTCGCGCGACTGGCCGCAGGCGGCGGCCATCGCCCGCAAGAGGCACGGATCGCACCAGGGCGACTTCAGCACGCGGCAGGCCCACTACCTGTGCGAGCAGGCCATCGCGCGGGCCGCGCAAGGCGACCAGGAAGCCGCGCAGGCGCAGTTCGAAGAGGCCGTGGCCGCCGCGCCCCACGCCCCCCGCCCGCGCATCGAACTGGCCCGCCTGCACCACCGCTGCGGCCGGCCGGAACAGGCGTTTTCCACGCTGCTGGAACTGTCGCGCGAATCGCCCGGCGCCCTGCCCCTGGCCGCCCCGTTGCTGGTCGAAGTGGGCGCAGCCACCCAGCGCGCCGAGGAAACCTACCAGTTGCTGCTGGGCCACTACGAGCGGGCGCCGTCGCTGGACATGCTGGAGGCCATCGTGTCGATGGACGCCGCCTCGGGCGACGCGTCCCGGCCCGGGCCGCAGTGGTACGTGCGCCATCTGGACAAGGAGCCCTCGCTGGTGGCGGCCGCGAAGTGGCTGGCGCAGGAAACACTGGAGCACGAGCAGTTCCATCCCCAGGTGCAAAAGGCGCTGGACCAAGCGACAAAGCCGCTCACCCGCTACCGCTGTGCGGCCTGCGGCTTCGAGGCGCGGCAGCATTTTTGGCAGTGCCCCGGCTGCCAGACCTGGGACAGCTACCCCGCCCGGCGGGTGGAAGAGCTATGA
- a CDS encoding LapA family protein has translation MKYLLWLLKAAIFFTLFAFALNNQQDATVHFFFGTHWSAPLVLVVLTAFAAGVVVGVLGMVPRWWKHRSAARRAQAALPAEAPAPAPVAAPAVPDLQQQPPSIHGI, from the coding sequence ATGAAATACCTCCTGTGGCTGCTCAAGGCAGCCATTTTTTTTACCCTGTTCGCTTTTGCGCTGAACAACCAGCAAGACGCCACCGTGCACTTCTTTTTCGGCACGCACTGGAGCGCCCCCCTGGTGCTCGTCGTGCTGACGGCCTTCGCGGCCGGGGTCGTCGTGGGCGTGCTGGGCATGGTGCCCCGCTGGTGGAAGCACCGCAGCGCCGCCCGGCGCGCACAGGCCGCGTTGCCGGCTGAAGCCCCGGCCCCCGCACCGGTCGCGGCCCCAGCCGTGCCGGACCTGCAACAACAACCGCCCTCCATCCATGGAATTTGA
- a CDS encoding integration host factor subunit beta — MTRSDLVEELAARFSQLTQRDAEYAVKTILDAVGDALVRDHRIEIRGFGSFSVNRRPPRMGRNPRSGEAVAIPEKRVPHFKPGKALREAVDQRTVEMGIVDAPAQKHQN; from the coding sequence ATGACCCGATCAGACCTCGTTGAAGAACTGGCAGCACGGTTCAGCCAGCTCACCCAGCGCGATGCCGAATACGCCGTCAAGACCATTCTGGACGCCGTGGGCGACGCATTGGTGCGCGACCACCGCATCGAGATCCGGGGTTTTGGCAGCTTTTCGGTCAACCGCCGCCCACCCCGCATGGGCCGCAATCCCCGCAGCGGCGAAGCCGTGGCGATCCCGGAAAAGCGCGTGCCCCACTTCAAGCCCGGCAAGGCCCTGCGCGAAGCCGTAGACCAGCGCACGGTCGAAATGGGCATCGTCGATGCACCGGCGCAAAAACATCAAAATTGA